In Streptomyces sp. DG2A-72, one genomic interval encodes:
- a CDS encoding ANTAR domain-containing protein, whose amino-acid sequence MQRTTMLPENWWDLRAEAVAGNAAGQDVVALRAENDQLRRALAGRMVIDQACGMVMVLALCRRGPAGKLLVDMARQCNTKLPDVAVAVVAAWEGEPLSRLMQRALRDALRRLYAEDRGCDSRLTDETSGRGGP is encoded by the coding sequence ATGCAGCGCACAACCATGCTTCCGGAGAACTGGTGGGATCTGAGGGCCGAGGCCGTGGCGGGGAATGCGGCCGGTCAGGATGTCGTCGCACTGCGCGCCGAGAATGATCAGCTGCGGCGGGCACTGGCAGGCCGTATGGTCATCGACCAGGCCTGCGGCATGGTGATGGTCCTGGCCCTCTGCCGCCGTGGGCCGGCCGGGAAACTGCTGGTGGACATGGCACGGCAGTGCAACACCAAGCTTCCGGACGTGGCCGTGGCCGTGGTCGCCGCCTGGGAGGGCGAGCCGCTCTCGCGGTTGATGCAGCGGGCACTGCGGGATGCACTGCGGCGGCTTTACGCGGAAGACCGGGGGTGCGACTCACGACTGACAGATGAGACGTCCGGAAGGGGAGGGCCGTGA